The Novipirellula artificiosorum genome includes a window with the following:
- a CDS encoding SMP-30/gluconolactonase/LRE family protein produces the protein MKAELVYDAKAELAEGPIWYANRLWWVSILSGQLHCLDVSTGINQTRVLGDFVGAAAPTQDGRWLVARRDDIIALDWNSGKSELLCKLDFGPRNLRFNDGKCDPTGRFYVGTLSLDGEANAGAFYRVDRDGCVTEVLSRVTISNGLAWSADATRLYYIDSPTQRVDLLDVDIPSGNVSNRRPFVEIPSAQGTPDGMAMDVDGNLWVALWGGHAVHCYDGRSGMQLHRVEVPAAQVTSCCFGGADLDRLYITTAKEGLDQAAIEKHPHSGSLFRCDVGVRGVPPDPFH, from the coding sequence ATGAAAGCGGAACTTGTCTACGACGCGAAGGCTGAGTTAGCCGAGGGGCCGATATGGTATGCGAATCGCCTGTGGTGGGTCAGCATTTTGTCGGGCCAGCTTCATTGCTTGGATGTCTCCACAGGAATCAACCAGACTCGCGTGCTGGGGGATTTCGTCGGGGCCGCAGCACCGACCCAAGATGGCCGATGGTTGGTGGCACGACGCGACGACATCATCGCGCTCGATTGGAATAGCGGCAAATCGGAGCTTCTCTGCAAACTTGATTTCGGTCCTCGCAATCTTCGGTTTAACGACGGCAAGTGTGACCCCACAGGCCGATTCTACGTTGGCACCCTGAGTCTCGATGGCGAGGCAAACGCCGGGGCGTTCTATCGGGTTGATAGAGACGGCTGCGTCACCGAAGTGCTGTCACGCGTGACCATTTCCAATGGCTTGGCGTGGTCCGCGGATGCAACAAGGCTCTACTACATCGACTCACCGACGCAGCGGGTCGATTTGCTTGACGTCGACATTCCCAGCGGCAATGTTTCAAACCGTCGCCCCTTTGTGGAAATCCCATCCGCACAAGGGACACCCGATGGGATGGCAATGGACGTCGATGGCAATCTATGGGTGGCGCTATGGGGCGGTCACGCCGTCCACTGCTATGATGGACGATCGGGAATGCAGCTGCACCGAGTCGAAGTACCGGCCGCGCAAGTCACGTCATGTTGTTTCGGCGGAGCCGACCTGGATAGGCTCTACATCACGACTGCCAAGGAAGGCCTCGATCAGGCGGCCATTGAGAAGCACCCCCATAGCGGAAGTCTGTTTCGCTGCGATGTCGGCGTTCGGGGCGTTCCGCCTGACCCCTTTCATTAG
- a CDS encoding sulfatase family protein: MSLVATGVRWSLTFFTLFVALTLVPPSAGADRPNVIVMLCDDIRYDALSCAGHPYLKTPNIDRLADQGLYFENMFCTTSLCSPSRASILSGLYAHAHGVTNNFTEYPEQLASFPLRLQDEGYETAYIGKWHMGEQNDQPRPGFDYFVTHKGQGKYFDTEFNINGNGAKVVPGYYTTVVTDMALDWLDKQKRDNPFMLMIGQKAPHSFYLPEEKYEHAFDDVEVNYPHSSFHLQDKPKWMQQRLMTWHGIYGPLFDWRKEFPNDKASGVVDFANMVRAYWGTILSVDDSVGRLLAYLTETQQLDNTVFVFMGDNGLLEGENGMVDKRTAHEPSVRVPMLIRYPALTPDGPKRVKGQVLTLDVAPTLLDLCGAKPLENIQGKSIRLLLEHPDQWRTSWFYHYNYEKQFPFTPNVRAIRTDRWKYIRYPHGDGKPDRHMAELYDLNQDPSERVNLSQQPEHAEVVQQLAAELDKLMQAAGIEQDTMPLDEGIGSELPDESIR; encoded by the coding sequence ATGAGTTTGGTAGCCACCGGCGTGCGCTGGTCTTTGACGTTCTTCACGCTATTCGTCGCACTCACGCTTGTACCCCCGTCTGCGGGTGCGGATCGGCCTAACGTGATCGTGATGCTTTGCGATGACATCCGCTATGACGCACTGTCGTGCGCAGGGCACCCCTATTTAAAAACGCCCAACATCGATCGCTTGGCGGACCAGGGCCTATACTTCGAGAACATGTTCTGCACCACCAGTCTTTGCTCGCCAAGTCGAGCATCGATTTTGAGCGGTCTTTACGCACACGCCCATGGCGTGACCAACAATTTCACCGAGTACCCGGAACAACTCGCAAGTTTTCCGCTTCGCTTGCAAGACGAAGGCTACGAAACGGCCTACATCGGCAAGTGGCACATGGGCGAGCAAAATGACCAGCCACGTCCCGGCTTTGACTACTTTGTCACCCACAAGGGTCAAGGCAAGTACTTCGATACCGAATTCAATATCAACGGCAACGGAGCGAAGGTCGTCCCCGGATACTACACCACTGTCGTGACCGACATGGCATTGGATTGGCTTGACAAGCAGAAACGCGACAATCCGTTCATGCTGATGATCGGCCAAAAGGCACCTCATAGCTTCTATCTGCCCGAAGAAAAATACGAACATGCGTTTGACGACGTCGAAGTCAACTATCCCCATTCGTCATTCCATTTGCAGGACAAGCCCAAATGGATGCAACAACGACTGATGACGTGGCACGGGATCTACGGACCGCTTTTTGATTGGCGTAAGGAATTCCCCAACGATAAAGCCAGCGGGGTGGTCGATTTTGCCAACATGGTTCGGGCTTATTGGGGCACGATTCTTTCCGTGGACGATTCGGTCGGGCGACTCCTCGCCTACTTGACCGAGACGCAGCAACTTGACAACACCGTCTTTGTCTTCATGGGCGACAATGGACTGCTTGAAGGCGAAAATGGGATGGTGGATAAAAGGACCGCACATGAACCGAGTGTCCGCGTTCCCATGCTGATTCGATACCCCGCATTGACCCCCGACGGCCCCAAGCGGGTTAAAGGGCAAGTGCTAACCCTTGATGTTGCCCCAACCCTGCTCGATCTCTGTGGAGCCAAACCGCTTGAGAACATCCAGGGCAAATCCATCCGATTGCTGCTGGAGCATCCCGACCAATGGCGAACGTCGTGGTTCTATCACTACAACTATGAAAAACAGTTTCCCTTCACACCGAATGTGCGTGCGATCCGAACCGACCGTTGGAAGTACATTCGCTATCCTCACGGCGATGGCAAACCGGATCGCCACATGGCGGAACTGTACGATTTGAATCAAGACCCATCCGAACGGGTCAATCTGAGCCAACAACCTGAGCACGCTGAAGTTGTACAGCAGCTTGCTGCTGAGCTAGACAAGCTGATGCAAGCTGCCGGGATTGAACAGGACACGATGCCACTCGACGAAGGCATCGGCAGCGAATTGCCAGACGAATCGATCCGTTAA
- a CDS encoding sugar porter family MFS transporter, with amino-acid sequence MSEINPYEPADAKSKPTTDSGPLSDQYNMRFLGLICFVAAMGGLLFGYDWVVIGGAKPFYEPYFEISDSPLLQGWAMSSALVGCLVGAVVSGILADRLGRKRLLILSGFLFTLSAIGTALSSDFTWFNLFRLIGGGGIGLASNLSPMYIAEISPAATRGRFVSINQLTIVVGILAAQLVNMMIAQEVSDNATVEMIRQSWNGTDGWRWMFAAETVPAAAFFLLMFFVPESPRWLIKDGQNDRARGVLAKVGGEAYAKAEVDDIQQTLGQEEISQVHYSDLLESKVLKILALGVFLAVFQQWCGINVIFNYAQEIFAAAGYGVGAIMFNIVITGIVNLVFTFVAIFTVDKFGRRGLMLLGSGGLAIIYAILGASYYSETRGVFMLVLVVSAIACYAMSLAPVTWVVISEIFPNRIRGAAVAVSVFSLWLACTALTFSYPLLNQALGVHGTFWLYGAVCLLGFFVIFWKLPETKGKSLEQIEREIIS; translated from the coding sequence TTGTCCGAAATCAATCCCTACGAACCAGCTGATGCCAAATCCAAGCCAACCACCGACTCGGGGCCACTCAGCGATCAATACAATATGCGATTCCTAGGGCTCATCTGCTTTGTCGCAGCCATGGGGGGATTGCTGTTTGGATACGACTGGGTCGTGATCGGTGGTGCGAAGCCGTTTTACGAACCGTATTTTGAAATATCGGATTCGCCGCTACTGCAAGGTTGGGCGATGAGCAGTGCGTTGGTCGGTTGCCTGGTGGGTGCGGTCGTTTCGGGAATCCTGGCGGATCGACTGGGGCGCAAACGATTGCTGATTTTATCCGGTTTCTTGTTCACGCTTTCAGCGATTGGCACCGCGCTTTCAAGCGACTTCACATGGTTCAATCTTTTTCGGCTGATTGGCGGTGGAGGTATCGGCTTGGCTTCGAATCTTTCGCCGATGTACATCGCCGAGATTTCTCCGGCCGCCACGCGTGGTCGTTTTGTCTCGATCAATCAGTTGACGATTGTGGTGGGGATTCTGGCGGCACAACTTGTCAATATGATGATCGCCCAGGAGGTTTCCGACAATGCAACGGTCGAAATGATTCGTCAATCGTGGAACGGAACCGATGGTTGGCGTTGGATGTTTGCGGCAGAAACGGTTCCTGCCGCTGCGTTCTTTTTGTTGATGTTCTTTGTCCCCGAGAGTCCACGCTGGCTGATCAAAGATGGGCAAAATGACCGAGCCCGCGGAGTGCTCGCAAAAGTCGGTGGCGAGGCGTATGCGAAAGCCGAAGTCGATGACATCCAGCAGACGCTCGGCCAAGAGGAGATCTCGCAGGTCCACTACAGTGATTTGTTGGAATCGAAGGTGTTGAAGATTCTCGCTTTGGGCGTTTTCTTGGCCGTCTTTCAACAATGGTGCGGGATCAATGTGATCTTTAACTACGCACAAGAGATTTTCGCCGCAGCGGGTTATGGTGTCGGCGCGATCATGTTCAATATCGTGATCACGGGCATCGTCAACTTGGTGTTCACCTTTGTTGCCATTTTTACCGTCGACAAATTCGGCCGCCGCGGGCTGATGTTGCTTGGCAGCGGCGGGTTGGCGATCATTTATGCGATCCTCGGGGCATCCTACTACAGCGAGACCCGTGGCGTGTTCATGTTGGTCTTGGTGGTCAGCGCCATCGCTTGCTATGCGATGTCCTTGGCTCCGGTGACCTGGGTCGTGATCTCCGAAATCTTTCCCAATCGTATTCGGGGTGCCGCAGTAGCCGTTTCCGTTTTCAGTCTTTGGCTGGCTTGCACGGCGCTGACGTTTTCCTACCCGCTACTGAACCAAGCCCTTGGCGTTCATGGCACCTTCTGGTTGTACGGTGCCGTTTGTTTGCTGGGATTCTTTGTGATCTTTTGGAAGCTACCGGAAACCAAAGGCAAATCCTTGGAACAGATTGAACGCGAAATCATTTCCTAG
- a CDS encoding ThuA domain-containing protein, giving the protein MKSFLIALAITLGAAANAMAQTPKQILFVVGPSSHPPGSHEVAAGARLMAHCVENAENVSALHATVVEGWPKDESLLDSADSVVFIGDTFPPQRLPDTEAILAKLDQMMRRGCGIACIHYATGLLGKDVAADGEHPLLHWMGGYFANNTCPHHQGIAKIFQAATITPATPTHPISRGWSEFTIHDEPYIKNYFGKNDNQLAANVTALATSMLPPEKPEREIVAWCVEREPATGGGRGFAIVMPHFYKNWSDEDLRRLILNAIVWTANREVPPIGVRGQLPNLATFEPVSVEVSSR; this is encoded by the coding sequence ATGAAGTCTTTTCTGATCGCTTTGGCCATCACGCTTGGCGCTGCAGCCAACGCGATGGCTCAAACACCCAAGCAGATCTTGTTTGTCGTCGGTCCTAGCTCGCACCCCCCAGGATCGCACGAGGTGGCAGCCGGAGCCCGGCTGATGGCTCATTGCGTTGAAAATGCAGAGAATGTTTCTGCGTTGCATGCGACCGTGGTGGAAGGATGGCCCAAGGACGAATCGTTGCTCGATTCTGCCGACAGTGTGGTCTTCATCGGTGACACGTTTCCGCCCCAACGATTGCCCGATACCGAGGCGATTCTTGCCAAGCTCGATCAGATGATGCGCCGCGGGTGTGGCATCGCTTGCATCCACTACGCGACCGGATTGCTCGGTAAGGATGTCGCCGCCGATGGCGAGCATCCCCTGTTGCACTGGATGGGTGGCTACTTTGCGAACAACACCTGCCCTCACCACCAAGGCATCGCCAAGATTTTCCAGGCTGCGACGATCACTCCCGCAACCCCCACCCATCCCATTTCGCGAGGCTGGTCGGAATTTACGATTCACGACGAACCCTACATCAAAAACTACTTCGGCAAGAACGACAATCAACTTGCCGCGAATGTGACCGCCTTAGCCACGTCGATGCTGCCACCCGAAAAGCCTGAACGAGAAATCGTGGCATGGTGCGTCGAGCGTGAACCGGCAACGGGCGGTGGACGTGGATTCGCGATTGTGATGCCGCACTTCTACAAGAATTGGAGCGACGAGGACCTTCGCCGTTTGATCCTCAACGCCATCGTCTGGACCGCAAACCGAGAAGTGCCACCGATCGGCGTGCGTGGCCAGCTACCGAATTTAGCCACCTTCGAACCGGTCTCGGTCGAAGTTTCCAGCCGCTAA
- a CDS encoding discoidin domain-containing protein produces the protein MRSRFCLLAMLGACMLGTQPCSRASEPAMDLSGQWQVLLDHEGTVDPGDVDPSDDFQPVTLPGTLRDQGLGDPVGPDTQWIGGVKTELWNQPKYARYRDRDHFKMPFWWQPERHFVGTAWYRRSVDVPAAWNGKRILLELERPHWMTTLFVDGQQVGQGDSLGTPHRFDLSDHLAPGEHTLTLGVNNSLNAIDVGLNSHSVSDHTQTAWHGIVGAIELRAEPKVAIEKTQIFPSKQGRSVRLKIDLVNATEQRRNETISVKVAQDDRVLGERVFSIDLAVGTSSFDGELQFTETPRRWDEFSPSLCHFTATIESTQDVYEDTFGVRSIETANRQLVLNGKPIFLRGSLECCIFPLTGYPPTDLDSWTRIIRICKEHGLNHLRFHSWCPPKAAFVAADELGFYFQVECSTWPNASTKLGVGEPIDTWLYRETERVLSEYGNHPSFLLLASGNEPAGAERGGKFLGPWVTEYKMRDDRRLFTSGSGWPSIDENQYHVTPSPRIQQWGEGLSSRINAKQPETITDYQDFVSRYQAPVVSHEIGQWCVYPNFDEMKKYGGSLKLRNFEVFRDFLDEAKMLDQAEAFLMASGKLQVLCYKEEIESALRTATFGGFQLLDMRDFPGQGTALVGMLDPFWDSKPYLTPEQFRRFCGPIVPLARMQKRTWRTDETFTADLEVSHYGPETLVNAEVRWTITAEGKTVASGSLAPQTIQAAGLRQLGRIEVLLSECKEAANLNLEVTIDTPDGPIANDWNIWVYSEQVDASNAEEVLVVHALDEEATSHLRHGGKVVLLANPRTVKTDVELGFSSIFWNTAWTGGQAPQTLGVLCDPAHPALARFPTESHSDWQWWELIHGAATMEMDSLPDSLRPMIQVVPDWFAPQRLGLAFEAKVEGGKLLVCSMDLQNDLDHRPVAKQMRASLMGYVNGDEFQPAEEVTADQVRELFRELSPLEKLFPTISVDSHQAGYGPEMLIDGDASTMWHTAWSPSPEALPHWLMLDLHKPITVAGIRAWPRRVQDNGRIKGFEVLVSSDAKHWQQVAAGTWPNDAAMKVVAFDEPHTFRYLKLIASEEVNGKAFTSLAEIDLDLVASE, from the coding sequence ATGCGATCCCGATTCTGCTTGCTGGCGATGCTCGGCGCTTGCATGCTCGGCACCCAACCCTGTTCACGAGCCTCGGAGCCCGCCATGGATCTTTCGGGCCAATGGCAAGTCCTGCTGGATCATGAAGGGACGGTTGATCCCGGGGACGTTGATCCATCCGACGATTTTCAACCCGTTACGCTTCCCGGGACGTTGCGTGACCAGGGTCTGGGGGATCCGGTTGGCCCCGATACCCAATGGATCGGCGGTGTGAAGACGGAGCTTTGGAATCAGCCAAAATACGCTCGGTACCGCGATCGAGATCACTTCAAGATGCCGTTTTGGTGGCAACCCGAAAGACACTTCGTCGGCACGGCTTGGTACCGCCGGTCGGTGGACGTTCCCGCTGCATGGAACGGCAAGCGTATTCTCCTCGAACTCGAGCGTCCCCACTGGATGACGACCCTTTTCGTGGACGGCCAACAAGTCGGTCAGGGCGATTCGCTCGGAACGCCGCACCGGTTTGATCTTTCCGATCATCTAGCGCCCGGCGAGCACACGCTGACCCTTGGAGTGAACAACAGCTTGAATGCGATCGACGTGGGGTTGAATTCGCACAGCGTGAGTGATCACACACAAACCGCTTGGCATGGCATCGTCGGGGCAATCGAACTACGTGCCGAACCCAAGGTGGCGATTGAAAAGACGCAGATCTTTCCAAGCAAACAGGGGCGGTCGGTTCGGCTGAAGATCGATCTGGTCAATGCAACCGAGCAACGTCGAAACGAAACGATTTCGGTGAAGGTTGCTCAGGACGATCGGGTGCTCGGAGAACGTGTTTTCTCGATCGACCTTGCGGTCGGAACGTCTTCGTTTGACGGCGAATTGCAGTTCACCGAAACGCCCCGACGTTGGGACGAGTTTTCCCCTTCCCTTTGCCACTTCACCGCGACGATCGAGTCGACCCAGGACGTTTACGAGGATACCTTTGGCGTCCGCAGCATTGAAACCGCGAATCGTCAATTGGTGCTCAATGGCAAACCGATCTTTTTGCGTGGTTCACTGGAATGTTGCATCTTTCCTTTGACTGGTTACCCGCCAACCGATCTCGATTCGTGGACGCGGATCATTCGCATCTGTAAAGAACATGGATTGAATCACTTGCGGTTCCATTCTTGGTGTCCGCCTAAAGCCGCATTCGTGGCGGCGGATGAACTTGGGTTCTATTTTCAAGTGGAGTGTTCGACTTGGCCTAACGCCAGTACCAAGTTAGGTGTCGGCGAACCGATTGACACTTGGCTCTACCGCGAAACCGAGCGAGTTCTTTCAGAGTATGGGAATCATCCCTCGTTTCTACTGCTTGCCTCGGGCAACGAACCCGCCGGTGCGGAGCGCGGAGGCAAGTTCCTTGGACCCTGGGTGACCGAATACAAAATGCGTGATGACCGCAGGTTATTCACCAGTGGGTCGGGATGGCCGAGTATCGACGAGAATCAATACCATGTAACGCCGTCCCCTCGAATTCAACAGTGGGGCGAAGGGCTGAGCAGTCGCATCAATGCCAAGCAACCGGAAACGATCACGGATTACCAAGACTTTGTTTCGAGGTATCAGGCGCCGGTGGTCAGTCACGAGATTGGACAATGGTGTGTCTACCCGAACTTCGATGAGATGAAGAAGTACGGCGGATCGCTCAAGCTTCGTAACTTTGAAGTGTTCCGTGATTTCTTGGACGAAGCGAAGATGCTCGATCAGGCCGAAGCGTTCCTGATGGCCTCGGGGAAATTGCAGGTGCTGTGTTACAAAGAGGAAATCGAGTCCGCATTGCGAACGGCGACGTTTGGCGGGTTTCAGCTACTGGATATGCGAGATTTCCCCGGTCAAGGAACGGCATTGGTCGGAATGCTTGACCCCTTTTGGGACTCGAAACCCTACCTGACGCCGGAGCAATTCCGCCGGTTCTGTGGCCCGATCGTGCCGCTGGCTCGGATGCAAAAACGTACCTGGCGAACAGACGAAACGTTCACGGCTGATCTGGAAGTTTCGCACTATGGCCCTGAGACTCTCGTGAACGCCGAGGTCCGATGGACCATTACCGCCGAAGGAAAGACGGTCGCATCGGGTTCCCTGGCTCCGCAAACGATCCAGGCAGCCGGTCTTCGTCAACTCGGGCGGATTGAGGTGTTACTTTCCGAATGCAAAGAGGCGGCGAACTTGAATTTGGAGGTCACGATCGATACACCGGACGGTCCCATTGCCAACGACTGGAATATTTGGGTCTATTCGGAACAAGTCGATGCGTCCAATGCCGAGGAAGTCTTGGTCGTGCATGCATTGGATGAGGAAGCGACGTCGCACCTCCGCCATGGCGGCAAGGTGGTCTTATTGGCGAATCCTCGTACCGTAAAGACAGACGTGGAGCTTGGGTTTTCGTCCATCTTCTGGAACACCGCCTGGACCGGCGGCCAAGCCCCCCAAACACTCGGCGTCCTCTGCGACCCGGCGCACCCGGCACTGGCGAGGTTCCCGACCGAGTCTCATAGCGATTGGCAGTGGTGGGAGCTGATCCACGGGGCTGCCACGATGGAGATGGATTCGCTTCCCGACTCGCTCAGGCCGATGATTCAAGTCGTTCCCGATTGGTTCGCCCCCCAGCGACTGGGCTTGGCGTTTGAGGCCAAGGTCGAAGGCGGCAAGTTGTTGGTCTGCTCCATGGATTTGCAAAACGACCTTGACCACCGCCCGGTGGCGAAGCAAATGCGTGCTTCGCTGATGGGCTACGTCAACGGAGATGAGTTTCAGCCGGCCGAGGAGGTGACGGCCGATCAAGTACGGGAGCTATTTCGCGAGCTCAGCCCGCTCGAGAAGCTCTTTCCCACGATCTCCGTGGATAGTCACCAAGCTGGTTACGGCCCTGAAATGCTGATCGACGGCGATGCATCGACGATGTGGCATACCGCATGGAGTCCATCGCCCGAGGCGTTGCCGCATTGGTTGATGCTTGATCTGCACAAGCCAATCACCGTGGCCGGCATCCGTGCGTGGCCACGACGCGTTCAAGACAACGGTCGGATCAAAGGATTCGAGGTCTTGGTCAGCAGCGATGCAAAACACTGGCAGCAAGTTGCCGCAGGCACGTGGCCGAACGACGCGGCGATGAAGGTCGTAGCCTTTGATGAGCCACACACCTTTCGTTACCTGAAGCTGATCGCCAGCGAAGAGGTGAACGGCAAGGCGTTTACAAGCCTCGCCGAGATCGACCTCGATCTGGTTGCCTCGGAATGA